The Mesorhizobium loti DNA segment AACTGCAAAGCCTGCTGACGCCTGATGTACCTGGCAATATCCTCATAGGCCCGGTCAGCATTCGAAAACATGGGCTTGAACGACGGACCGCACGATGTGCGCGAGCGACAGCCGTTGCGTTCGGCGATCGTTGCAACCGCCTGACTGGATTCAGGAACGTCGCGACGCTGGCTAAGGGCTTTTGGCTCGGGTTGAATCGTTTTGCCGTATCGGCTCCCCTGTCCATCCGAGTTGATCCATGAAGCGCATGAACCTCGGAACGACAGCATCGGGCGTCGCCTCCCTGTGCCATTGCCTTCGCATTATGGCGCTGTCGACATATCGAAACTCGATCCGCCCGGATGCCAGTGGGCTCACCTTCAGATAAGGCCCGGAATAAGGCTCGACATCCACCTGCTGAATACACAGGTCGAACATCGACATCCATCCAAACAAAACGGAACTCAAAGGACCGCTTGCTATGGAGGAAGCAAGCGCTTCAACGCCGCCGAGTGCCGAAGCAAACGGGTCGGCCGCGTCACTCAGACGCCTGCCTTGAATGGAAACAACGATGTTTGGCCAGGAGTTATGCATTGGTTGAAGATGTTGGGAAGAGGATCGGCCTGTCAACAGAGTGGAAGTGCAGGCAGTGCGGGCAATCTCTATGACTTTTCCATGAACGGCGCCGCCGCATCATTGATCCAGAGGCATCCTCGATCGGTCGTCACTTGTTGTCTTCCAATCTCTCGGCCTGCTGGCCCCAACCCACTTTGCGACTGATAGAAGGCGTATTGGACATGGCTCGAATCCCAAGGCGCGCTAGCGGGATGCCCGCCATGGACATATCGCCAGATCGTCCCCCAGACAGGTTGCCATATGTCGATGGCTTCCCGGAACACATCCAGAAGAACACCAACTGCAAGCCCTTCTTCGTTCGAAAAGCTGAGTTCGAGCAAAGCATTGTTCTGGCTATCCTCGGACAGATATTGCGAATAGGCACCACAATGGACCGAGGTCGACGCTTCCAGATTCCCACGACGCTGGTTCCAAAGCGACAGCCTGTATCCAAGTTCCGGAATTGGCTGTCGCGGCGGCATGTCCGTCTTGTTCTGTCCCTTCAACAGAAAGCGGCGCAAAACCTCCGGCGACAATGTATCGACAGGCTCAGATAGCATCGCCTGCTTGAGCGATCGGCCCATGGGCGCCCAACGGGAGAGCCCCTTGTCGGCTTCCGCCAGCACGTGAAAGTAGGCTGCGGCTTGCGCGACCAACTCGTCGAGAGGTCGTGGCCTCGGGCCCCAATAAACGCAGATGTTGACCGACACGACACCCCTCCCAGAAGCCCTCACCCTATTGGGGAGTCTCTCTCACGACAACGCTGTGTGGCCGCCCACGTCACGACGCCAGCGGCATCGGCACCTTCAGCCCGTCGATCAGCGCGTCGCGAAACAGCGCGATTGGCCGGGCAAGTCGCCCGGCCGGCGGACGGTGCAGCAGCCAGGCGCGCACTTGCGGCTTGAAGTCGGGGCAGTCGATGACCTCCACCTTGTCGCGCCAGCGGCTGTCGGCGAAGGCGCCCGGCGTGACGATGCCGATGCCGTGGCCGCGCGCCACCAGCGACATTCTGAGGTCGACGCTGAGCGCCTCCACCCCGACCTGGAACGGCAGCCTTGCCGCCTCGAGACTCTGGCGGATGAAGGCGCGGAAACCGCAGCCGTTTTCGCTCATCACCCAGGCAAAGCGTGACAGTTCGGCAAGATTTGCCGGCCTCGGCACGCCGAGGCTGGGGGACGCCACCAGCAGCACCGATTGCGTGCCGAGATCGTCGCAGACCAACTCGTCCGGCGGCGCCAGGCCTTCGGCGAGGCAAACGGCCACCGCGTCGAGTTCGCTGCGCGCCACCTGCTCCACCAGTCTTGGCGACCAACCTGAGGTGATGCGCAGCTCCAGCAGCGGAAAGGCGGCACGCAGACTGTCGAGCGGCAGCGCCAGTGCTGCATCGGAGAGATAGGGCATGATGCCCAGGCGGAACTCGCCCTTGACCTCGCCTTGCGGCGACACGCCCGCCTTCAAATCCTCCAGCGAGCGCAGCACCCGCCTGCCATGTTCATAGGCTTCGCGCCCGGAAGCCGTCGGCTTCAGCGGTTTCGACTGGCGGTCGAGCAGTGTCGTCGCCAGCCCGTCCTCGAGATTCTGGATGCGGCGCGTGACGCCCGGCTGGGTGAGGTTGAGCCTGGCCGAGGCGCCGACGATCGAGCCGGTTTCGACCACGGCGATGAAGGCTTCGAGGTCATGGATGTTCATGCGCACCTCGCATAATCATTATCGAATTGATTGAATTGTAGCATGATAACGCTTCAGCATAAAGTCCCCACACAATATGCGACTTATTGAGGACCCTATGCCCGACACCAATGACGGACAGCTGTGCGAGCGGCTGTCGGCCAGTACCATCAGCGGCCCGCAGACGCTGCTCTTTGCCGCCTCTACCGGCATCATCGTCACCAATCTGTTCGCGCCGCAGACGCTGGTCGGCCTGATCGGTCCGTCGCTCGGCGCCAGCGCCGCCAGCGTCGGCCTTGTCGCCATGGCGACGCTGCTCGGCTATGCCGCCGGCCTGTTCTTCCTGGTGCCGATGGCCGACCTTGCCGAGAACCGCGCCTTGATCCTGCGCATGCTCCTGACGGCCGCCCTTGCGGCCGGCGTCGCCGCCTTCGCGCCCACCATCGCCTCGCTGCTGATCGTCCTGTTCGTCCTCGGTGCCGCCTGTTCGGCGATCCAGATCCTGGTGCCGATCGCCGCCTCGATGGCGCCGCCCGGCGAGGCCGGACGGGTCATCGGTGATGTAATGAGCGGGCTGATGATCGGCATCCTGCTGGCGCGGCCGCTGGCCAGCCTCGTCGCCGACGCCTGGGGCTGGCGCGCCTTCTACGGCCTCAGCGCCGGGGCACTCGTCCTGCTCGCCGGCGTGCTCGCCTTCACCTTGCCGCGACGCCGCCCGGAGGCGAAATCGACCTATGGCGCGCTGATCGCGTCGCTGTTCGGCCTGCTGCGCGACGAGCCGGTGCTGCGGCGCCGGGCACTGACGGCGGCCCTGGTGATGGCGGCGTTCAGCCTGTTCTGGACGGCGGTGGCCTTGCGCCTCGCAGCGCCGCCTTTCAGCCTTGGCCAGCGTGGCATTGCGCTGTTCGCGCTCGTCGGCGCCGGCGGCGCGGTGGTCACGCCGCTGTTCGGCCGCGCCGGCGATCAGGGCTGGACACGGTCCGCCACCATCTTCTGCCATCTCGTGCTGATCGGCGCGATGGCGCTCGCCGCCTGGGCCGGCGCCTTCCAGTCCGGAGCCTCATGGCAACCGCTTGTACTGATGGGCGCCAGCGCCGTGCTGCTCGACATCGGCGTCACAGGCGACCAGACGCTCGGCCGCCGCGCCGTCAACTTGCTTCAACCCCAGGCCCGCGGCCGCCTCAACGGCCTGT contains these protein-coding regions:
- a CDS encoding antibiotic resistance protein; this translates as MPDTNDGQLCERLSASTISGPQTLLFAASTGIIVTNLFAPQTLVGLIGPSLGASAASVGLVAMATLLGYAAGLFFLVPMADLAENRALILRMLLTAALAAGVAAFAPTIASLLIVLFVLGAACSAIQILVPIAASMAPPGEAGRVIGDVMSGLMIGILLARPLASLVADAWGWRAFYGLSAGALVLLAGVLAFTLPRRRPEAKSTYGALIASLFGLLRDEPVLRRRALTAALVMAAFSLFWTAVALRLAAPPFSLGQRGIALFALVGAGGAVVTPLFGRAGDQGWTRSATIFCHLVLIGAMALAAWAGAFQSGASWQPLVLMGASAVLLDIGVTGDQTLGRRAVNLLQPQARGRLNGLFVGIFFIGGAIGSLLAGVAWSWGGWPAVCAIGAAFGLVALLVDWTGGPE
- a CDS encoding transcriptional regulator → MRMNIHDLEAFIAVVETGSIVGASARLNLTQPGVTRRIQNLEDGLATTLLDRQSKPLKPTASGREAYEHGRRVLRSLEDLKAGVSPQGEVKGEFRLGIMPYLSDAALALPLDSLRAAFPLLELRITSGWSPRLVEQVARSELDAVAVCLAEGLAPPDELVCDDLGTQSVLLVASPSLGVPRPANLAELSRFAWVMSENGCGFRAFIRQSLEAARLPFQVGVEALSVDLRMSLVARGHGIGIVTPGAFADSRWRDKVEVIDCPDFKPQVRAWLLHRPPAGRLARPIALFRDALIDGLKVPMPLAS